GTAAGCTctttaggggcagggactgtctttttattctctgtgtgtacagcccctagcacactggggtcctgctccatgactggggcgaCTAGGAGCTATGGtcagacaaataataaataatgacaatCAGAGggtagcattttattttttgtcatgGAAATTACCTAGGAAAGTTCATCACTTGGAGCCAGACTGAAGTCTGGGGTAAACAGGAGCAACTGAAATTACATCAAGTAGTGCCAGCTGATGCCAGGGTGGCATGGTGCCCTATGACTCTAAGGGCCTGTCAATAGTGGGGATGTCTGTACTGATGGAGCTATAATGCAAATGCCCAGTATAGGACCACTGCCCTGCTGCCAGCCTGCTATTACAGCTGCGCAGGAGGTTTGCCTTGGTGTAGCTACAGCAGGACACATGTCCCCATTGTAGATAGGCCCTTAATAAGTGTTActgatttattttgatttaagatCAGAAAAAGATGCCTAGCCCAAGCTCTAGGCATGCTGCCCTCAATGCAACGTACAGGTCAGAACCATATAAAACCAAAACAGCCCCAAGTCCCACCCAGCACATACCAGGCAGGCAGCAAAGTCACATCACCAAACCCGAACTCCCCATTGTCTTCAGTTCCCAAAGGAAACACCACTCCACagcctgattttaaaagaaaagaagaagaggaagaagaagaaagagttGCACAGCTTGTCCTGCAGGTCACTGCATTTGGGCTGATTTGGAATGGAGCGGAAGAGAATTCCAAAGTCAAGGGACTTGTCTATCCACAAATGTagctaaaccagtgcaaacccctgtgtggacacacttatacTAGTTTAAAAGTGGTTATATTGGAATGTACAGGGGAAAGCTAAACTGCTATTGGCCAGGTTTAAATCAGTTTAAGTATCCACACAAAGTTGTGCTGATTTAACAAAATCAGTTTAGAGTCACAGCTTTAGTTGAAGTCGTGCAACTCTGTGTTTAGACCAGGCCTAGGGGTCCTTGCAGAGAACTGTATAAATAAGACTGTAATGCTgcagaggagagggaagaaaccacgaacattttaattttatgatttttttattgaaatttcattttcattaacATGTCCTGAGCAGTTCAATCACTGGTTGGGAACGGGAGGGGTAAGTGGCATGGGGGTAAATTATGAGTATGtatggtttgtgtgtgttatcAAAAATGTTCAGCTGGTTCTAGGATCAGCGTTAAAGGGTCTGTTATATTTGTTGGTTATATTTGTCTCTGATGTATAGCTCTGAATTCCCAAACAATTATTTCATTAAGCATTTGTGTCTGTGAAAAACCTCCATCCTTAGGTGCAAAACTACCTTGTTTTGATGGTTGAGAATGAAGAGAGAAAGGGGAATTGAGCAGCTAAAAGCCCAGAGAAGTGATGGCGTGTGGAGAACTCTTTTACTACCTGTAGCACAATAAAAAATACTTGGCAGGGAGTTTGGAAGGGTCTCCTGCTACTCAAGAGCGACCTTTCACCACATCTGCGCCCTTTATAACTCTGGTAGGAGAGAGTTGCATTGGGAACATCAGTCAAGCAGGGGTTCACTACCAGAGCAAAGTTATCTCACAGGAGCAACCTCTCCCTTGCTATTTACACATTTTTATACATGTCCCTTCCTGACAAGGTAAACATCCAAAATGTTGTACAATAAAGGTAACATTTAATAAGCAGCGGGTTTGCAGTATCACTCAGAAATCTCCCCAAGGTGGCGGCTGCCACTTAAAAGAGACATTCAATGTGATTGGAAAGGTCATACAAATTATAAATCAGTATTTTAACTATAATAAGCCCATCTAGTTTTCACTACACTTTTTTAATCCGCAGATAGGTAGTTCAGGAGAACACGTTTGTTAGCCACTCAGTTGCACGCCAAAGATTATGTTCCGAGCAGGAGAAAGCTGCTGCTACTTTTAACAAACTCTAACCTATTAATGGGCGGAATAAATCCATTTCTCTGCCCCAGAAAACGTTGTTTCAAGTGTTTAACAAAAACATTGAGGCTTTGAGCTGCCAGAGCCTCCCTCTAGTGGACTGACCTTGTAAGACAGCTTCATTGTTGGGATCTGTGACAGAGAGACGTACATACAGCCGGCTGAAGTGCTCATAATATAGGGTGTCATCTGAATAATTAAATTCGCTGCCATCTAATAATTAATCTCACTAGTAGTTTCTAGCCCAATATTCATGGTCATTTTATTTGGTGCTTCCGGCACGTGGGGTCTGGGCATTCTAATTAAACGAGAGATACTGTTCACAGCCCTGTAACATGCAAGATCTAAACCAAAGCCTCCGAAATTCCGGAGTGAGACTTATTCCGGAGTGAGGTAGTCAAACTGCCGAGAACTAAAGCTAGAGTAATGCTGAGAGCTACAGGGTGCGAGAGCAAGCTAGCAAGTAACAAATTAAACCTACTCTGGAGCAGATTATAAACAGGAACAAAACCGAACGCAAAGGCTTGTGAAATCATGGattgcttcttttttttattgCAAGTGCCTAGACATTATACCATACTGCACGGACCAACATAACGTGAATGATGCATAAATACCGCTGAGGACCAATGACGATAACGGAATTTCTTTCATTCAGTGACAATCGGTGATATAAAGTAGGTTGCTCCAGGTCACTAGCCCAACCAATCCGCATCGAAGGGGCGAGGCACATTTCTGCTGAGAGCCAATCGAGACTTTACAAGCCTGAACTTTTGCCACCCTGAACAAGTTAATACATCCAGGAGGTGTGTCCCAGTCTCCCTGACTCCAGCGGAGGAAACGACATTAACTCTTCATGTGCTGAACGGCGAGCTGCAACAGTCGTATCTTCGACACGCTTTTCTGGCCGGCTTTTCGGAGAGCACTTATCAAACGGCGCATCGCTCAGCAGCATCCGGAACCAGAAAACAAAAAGGCCAactggaaaaacaacaacaacccgcCACCCTCGTGGTGAGGGTGTAAATGAATGTTAaatagaaagaacaggaggacttggggcaccttagagactaaccaatttatttgagcatgagctttcctgagctacagctcacttcatccgatgcattcagtggaaaatacagtggggagatttatatacacagagaacatgaaacaatgggtgttaccatacacactgtaaccagagtgatcaggtaaggtgagctattaccagcaggagagtgtgcgggggaccttttgtagtgataatcaaggtgggccatttccagctgttgacaagaacatctgaggaacagtgtgtggggggggaataaacatggggaaatagttttactttgtgtaatgacccatccactcccagtccctattcaagcctaagttaattgtatccaatttgcaaattaattccaattcagcagtctctccttggagtctgtttttgaagtgttttttgttgaagaattgccacttttaggtctgtaatggagtgaccaaagagcttgaagtgttctccaactggtttttgaatgttataattcttgacatctgatttatgtccatttattcttttacgtagagactgtccaatttgaccaatgtacatggcagaggggcattgctggcacatgatggcatatatcacattggtagatgtgcaggtgacagattgacagagccagaagagttcccagaagtcacctactacaggacaggcccaacaaagaaaataacagaacgccactagccatcaccttccgcccccaactaaaacctctccagcgcatcatcaaggatctacaacctaacctgaaggacgacccatcactctcacagatcttgggagacaggccagtccttgcttacagacagccccccaatctgaagcaaatactcaccagcaaccacataccacacaacaaaaacactaacccaggaacctatccttgcaacaaagcccgttgccagctgtgtccacatatctattcaggggacaccatcatagggactaatcacatcagccacactatcagaggcttgttcacctgcacatctaccaatgtgatacatgccatcatgtgccagcaatgcccctctgccatgtacattggccaaactggacagtctctacataaaagaataaatggacacaaatcagacgtcaagaattataacattcaaaaaccagtccgagaacacttcaatctctctggtcactcgattacagacctaaaagtggcaattcttcaacaaaaaaacttcaaaaacagactccaaagagagactgctgaattggaattaatttgcaaactggatacaattagcttaggcttgaataaagactgggagtggatgggtcattacacaaagtaaaactattccccccctggcccctcccaccccactgttcctcagatgttcttgtcaactgctggaaatggcccaccttgattatcactacaaaaggttgtcgTCCCCCCcacccgctggtaatagctcaccttacctggcCACGCTCCTTACAGTGtggatggtaacacccattgtttcatgttttctatgtatataaatctccccactgtatttttcactgcatgcatccgatgaagtgagctgtagctcacaaaagcttatgctcaaataaattggttagtctctaaggtgccccaagtcctccttttctttttgcgaatacagactaacagggctgctactctgaaacctgttaaatagGAAGTTATTTCAAGTGAAATGTTACATGACTGGGTCAAAGTGAAATGGACAGATTAAAGCTTGGCGATGAATTGCAGATCAATTGATCCTGCACTGCATCTTGGAACTGCTCCTTCAATAATCATAGTCGaccaataattaataaataaaacctAAACAAAAGACCCGAAGGTTGTGTATGAGTTACTGTTTATAACATCAATAAAGAGCAGCCTCATAACTCCAGGGCGTCCCAAGGCGTCTCTGGGAAGCACTTCTTGGAAATACGCGTGTATTAGGGCAGGAACAGAAAACACTGTAACAAGAGGTACTTTTTGTTTCAGCTAAAAGGTGGCTTAGCGGTGCTGCAAAGAGAGGGCTCACTTCCTGGGTCGCCAGCCACGTCTTTTCGTTCCCCCTGCAGTGATGGTTAATTCGGTGGGGATTCGCTGTTGGTCCATGCCCAGGCATTACCCTTCTGCCTTTGCCAAGCAAGATCAAAGTCCTCTTCAGCCGCCGGTGATTAAGGATGGCATGGGCAAGACACTGCTTTTCATACAATTAAAAAATGAAGGGTGGTGGATGCTATCAATGACTTCGCATTTACCAGCTGAAACAAGACCAGATGCGCCACACACCCCACGTTACTCCCGGCACCGGAGTTCAGCTGGAGAGTTTCCCCTCGACCTGCAAGCACTTTGGGTTTTGATCCCCAAATTTCCCCTTCCATTTGTGCTCGGGGTCCATCTTTTAGCAAACGGTGACGGGGtgtgtgcaggggctggctgtcaCGCGGCCGGGGAAAgaccatgccccccccccacctttccccCGTCTCTGCGCCTTTGCAAgggatgtgttttcctttaagagTTAAGAAACTTGAAACCTTGTTTGCGCAACAATCAGTGCAGCAGAGAGCCGCCAAAGTGTCTAGACTGGCACATGATGGGAGGCAGCCAATGACTCCAGTTCTCTCCTAGGGGGCCCTGTGTGTgttttagaagaacaaaaaagagagagagaaagagagagcgagagagagagagagggagaaggggaaagaaagaaaggcacaGTGCTGTTTAAACAGATCCCATCGCAACAGAGCAAGCAGAAGTCagtttttggggtgggggctgctgcaggaccatATTCCAGGCGTTCCAACGTGCAGGATAGTGGATTggtgttttttgttattgttttccttaattaAGGATTTCCAGCCGCTCTCTCCGGGATATTTACAATTTCCATTCATGTGTTGAAACgtgtgtgggttgttttttttgttgttgttgttgttttgttttttttttttaaagggaaataacTCCCAAGTGTCTCCAAGTCTAGGACCCGGTGCAAGTGTACTGATCCAGAGCAGCCGTTCCGGATTTGCCACCTCCCCTGTTACTGTTTTCATGGCAAAGAAAGACAGTCGATGGGGCTAGTTTTCAAGGAAGGGATTTTTGtttgagaagcagcagcagcagccgcgtTTGCCTTTGACCCCTCTGGCTGCTTTGTCTTTGGCTGCAAATTGCTAGTAAATGCAGAGCATCTCCTGAGCGCCTCCCGGGCCCGCCGCTGCCAAGGAGCGTTTGCaggcgaccccccccccccgccccccagtgtgTGTCGATGTAGCCCCCCGCGGCGCGTCCTCGGCCcttgcttcctcccctccccgccgtCTCCCTCATGTTTCAGCCCTGTCGCAGTCTCCCGGCGATTAGCTGTGCAAGGCTTTTGCACGGCGGTGCGAGGGGCCGCCGCTTCAGGCGGGGTGGCGATCGCGGGGCTTGCGCCGGGGAAGGAGCGGGCATCAAATAAAATCCCCCCCCCCGGAAAAAAACCCCCCGAAATTACCAGCTCCGAGCTGTCGTATGTTCAGGTCCAAACGCGCAGGGCTTGTGCGGCGACTTTGGAGAAGCCGTGTCGTCCcggacagggaagggggagatgggaGCTCCAGGCACAGCCACGACCACGGGGGTGGCCCCAGCCGCAGCAAAACCCCGGAGAAAAACCCCTCCTCGGAAATCCGCCCGGTAACCCGCACCCTGGCGAGGGACCCAGCGGAGCTGCGCGCCCGGGAGCCGGGCCAGGCGGGCAGGGGGGGCCCCGTGGCCGAGCGGGACGGGCCCCGGGGCTGCCCCGGGCGGCGGCAGCGGCCGGCGGAGGACGGGGAGGAGGAGAGCCCGTGGCGGGCGCCGGAGCGCGAGGGCAAAACCGTGACTTGCTGCCTCTTCAAGGAGCGGGAGCCGGGCAGCCCCGGGCCCGCGGGCGCCTCCCCCCGCCGCCGGGAGCTGCGGTCCTGCGACTTCAGCCGGCGAGCCCCGCCGGAGCCGCGCAGCCGGGAGGCCAGGTcccggctcctgctgctggagcaggagCTCAAGTCCGTCACCTACTCGCTGCTGAAGCGGCTGAAGGAGAGGTCGCTGGACAGCCTGGTGGAGGCGGTGGAGTCCCGCGGGGGGATGCCCGGCGGCTGCGTCCTGGTCGCCCGCACCGAGCTGCGCCTTGGGGGCCAGGCGGCGCCCCCGCAGCTGCTCCTGGGCAAGCTGTTCCGCTGGCCGGACCTGCAGCACCCGGCGGAGCTGAAGCCGCTGTGCGAATGCCAGAGCTTCGGGCTGGCCGACAGCCCCACGGTCTGCTGCAACCCCTACCACTTCAGCAGGCTCTGTGGGCCAGGTACGGAGCGGCCCCGcgagggtctggggggggggtgtctccctTTGCGGGGGTGCTCAGAGACATCCCGCGTAGGGGAGACGGGGCGCTGGAGCGGGGTGATTTCACCCCCAGCCTCGAGAgtccttcccccgccccagccttgAGAGCAGAGATCGCGCCCCGtcgagctggggggggggggggggggatggcacGGGAATTAGCCGGACTTCTAAGCAAGGAGTTGGGAAGCCCTCCTCTAGAGTCCCCGCTTGGTTTAATCGCCGCGTACGATTTAAGTTTTGAATATAGATGGTTGGGCAACCCAGGTGCACCTGGCGGGCTTGCtaggtttgcagggctgggtcagtttttatttttgtctgtcctcttccccgccccccaagtAAAATTCTTTGCAGGATCTTTTGTTTCCACCCTGAGCAAAACCTGTCAGATCTGCATCTGATTAACCGCAATAACTTGCACTTGAACCTGATACCCTTTAAGAAGACCTCTACCCAAAATGCCTATCCCTGGTGCATTCAGGATCTCACAATATCCAGGCATGAGAGTTAAGGGGCATATGCAAAGATGCATAAAGGCCTACACAAGCCAAAAGCCCTAAAGCCAAGAAAATTGGCAACATCCCCTTTTTGCTCCTATTTCATGATTAGATTGTCGTTTGCTGTGCAGGCAGGCATCAGGAACTATTCATCCCCAGAGCTTTTTTTCATTAGAGGGAAAGATGGTATGATCGGTGGGTTAGGTGTTTCAAACAAGCAACCAACCAAAACGAAAGTGGGGCCAGTGGGAAGGAATATTTTAGTTCTTGCAACACCTGGAccattattttctgtttaattaagACTATTTGTACCCTGATTAAGACTATTTGTACCCTGATTTAGGTTTAAGATTGTATGCTCTTTGCTTGGATCAGTAGCCCATCACATATGTTTCAGAAGCCCGTGTTGAAATTTAGCTCTTGATAATTCTCAGTGGGATAATGGTGAACCGTTTGTGTGGGATCTCCACGCCTCTTGCAGTTAAATGCCTTGACACTTTGTGTGTAGCAGTTTATCCCGAGCCTTGCGGGACTGGATTTTAGGAAGGTACAGAACCTTTTCCCGTGTGCATCACACATTGTACCTGTGTCCATCTGTCAAGCCTGAACTTCCTCCTGATTTTCACCGCTTTGGTGTAGTCCATGAATTGCACCATTGTTTCCAAATGGAGTCAAGGAAACACTCTTAATACGCAGCCAGCCGGCTGATGTTATGAATCGTATTTTTCCACCCATTCAAGGAGTTTGAGAATGCCTCAGTGCAACCCAGCAgagacactcccctcccccctgcagcctctgtctcCCTTTTCGCATGGCAGGGGCGCTTCTGTCCCACTGTGCAAGGACCAGTAGGAGGCAGTAGTGCGGAGGGAGGAagaaggctgctctaaattgcggCTGCTCAAATTCGGAGCTGAACAGAAGCCGTCCAGGGCACCAGCAGTAggtctcagccccagcccccctgcactctgCTGGTCTGCACCAGCCACATGACACAACAGACAAGTGAGTTCGGGTGGCATGGGGCAGAAATGGCAAACTCTGTTGCCCTGGTCTCTTGGTGAGAGCCGGGCTGAGACCCATTTCACCAGCTCTCCTGGTGCTGGTCTACCTACTTGCTGGGATCTGTTGTTTTTGTCCGTCAGGGGCCACGAGTGGCCCaggaatatgtgtgtgtgtgtgtaggcagggagggagcgggagcAGCCAGGTGGGGCAATAGACTGTACACGAGGCAAAGCCCATGGTGAGTTTGTAGATTTAATCTACTCAGATCCCCGGAATGAATTAACCCCCAACACCGGAGATTGCCTGTGTGAGGATGAGGGGTTTATGAACAATGGGGGAGGAGGCTCCCAAAGCTGGAGAAGGTCTCGTACCCCCCTTACAATCACCCCTTTTTGAGCTAGCCCTCCCCAAAGGGAGCCCGCAGCCCCTCTTTCAGAAGGCGGCTGGGCTCTGGTTGCATAGTGCACGTAGCCGGCACTCATTGATGCGTGGCTTGATAAGGCTCTGTAATTTCTGTCATTGAGGGAGACAAACTGGACTTTTCCTTGGGCTCTTTCTCCAAACATGCTTTTAAAAGGACATCTGAAAGAGTGgcacttccttcccccccccctccccatttcgaGACAGCAGGAAAACTTCCAGAGCGCTGCATTTGCTGAGATCAGTGGTGTGGAGCTATCTGTTCTCATTTAAAAGGAGCCTGCCTTTGACCCAACAGATCATAGACTGTTTCATGTCTGTGGATGGACATTCTAAGAAATACTTTAATCACTAATACAACTGATGTTTTAAAAGCCCCTTCTCCCAGAAGCCTCCGTGAACTAGGAATAAACCCCagtctctttgcttccccatttGTTATTTTGCTGTCATAATAGTCACTTTGTGACTATAAGCTAAATCACACCGAAGGAGACACAGCTTTTAAGTGACTTTAGAAGGCAGCCTAGAAAAACATAGGTTTGCTGAAGCAAAGAACACAGGAATTAAACAGACAAAAACTTTTCTTTTATGTGGCCCGGCATTGTCCCCTTTGCATTGAGATCAGTTTCAAGTTGTGCTTAAAAAGCCCTTTTTTTCCTAAGGAGGGCCCCCCCCCCGCTATTTAGGTGAAGAAGTGGTGATAATATGCAGTTTGCATGTTACTGGCGCCAGTCTGACGAGCTGTTTATCTGGCTGACTGGGGATCTAGGCAATTACCGCTGCCTTTCTTAAAGCTGCAGTGACCCTTTTTTTAACTTCTTCCAGCCAGTTTAGGCTTTAGGAGGGGAAGAAAGCACATACTCCTTTGTGATAGCTGTTTTAGTGCAAAGAAAACCTGGCGGAGGGAACCAAATAGCCCACCCTAAATAATGGAAGTTACTTATCCTTTTTCTGTGTAAAAATACAGGGTGAGAATAGAAGAACGAAAGAAATTCCAAGATGGAAAGTCTTGACCAAAGAACATTCTTAACTTTCACATAGTCTGAAGTTGCTTGAGGTTCATTAGCTCATGCATaaatgctgtttttcttttgttaaatatCTTGTTAATGTTCCTTTTTCTTGGGaagagctttttatttatttatttatttttcaagcaGAAATCCTGTTTAGCTCTGTACCAATTTTTTTGTAAGAAACGACTGTATTTTATGCAGAGAACTAATGCAGTTCTTTCCCCCTGAAGATTACGGTGCCTGAGCATGAAATCACATTTTTATTGTAGCAGATGTGTATTTACGTTAGAGAAGGCTACATCTGCACAAATGTACAGGTTACCTTTTTATGGAAAAGCTTTCCAAACAATGTAGAATTAAAACCACAAAGAAACAGCACAGATCTTAACTGTCTTCTTATCATTTTCATACTGCCAATTTGTGTTGGGACCCACTTGGGGCTGGATTTTGCTCCCATTGAGGGCAATCTGGAAATGAGATTCAGTAAGAGTTGGATCTGGCCTTGATGCCCTTTCTTCAAACATGTCTATGTGCCTACTCTGGATTCTGATGTGTGTGTTCACATTGGATACCCACCCCTTTATCACTAGGTTTACAGTGTGTAACTAGCAGAAGGGTGTGAAAATGCTATCTGTGCGTGACACAGGAAATCTAGTGCTGTGATAGGTCTGTTTTTAGAATGTAAGAAGTACATTTTGCAGACACCACTAACGCAATTAGATCCCATTCCTTTAGAATCAGCACAATCTGGAATGTTGGctacttttttttgttctttgaagCTCTTAAATACTTGGGAGAAAGCGGTCTTGCCTGTGCAGATCCTGTGCACTGGAGCAGAGGCAGAGAATTGTGTGCTCTTGTTTTATTATGGTTACTGATGCTCATTTCAAGATGTAGGACCTTTACTCTTGCAGAAGCAGTGAATGACTGCAGTCCAAATCAAAACCATCACGCTCTGGAGATTgaggttatttttaataaagtaatcCAAACTGAACTGCAGATAGGTTAGGGAGTCATTGTGTTGCCCAAACCGTTTGTTTACAAGTCACAGTAGAAAACACTCGAATCTCAATAGTCTGGGGGCCACATCATGCCATTGAATGGTAAGCAGAACTcctcattgaagccagtgggaatttCTGCTTAACAGGAATTAATTGATATGACCCTGCCAATAGCATTTGGCCCTCACTTTTTAGAatgttaaatttttaaaagcaaatttatataacagttaaaaaaaagaaagaacatgggaatggccctgctgggtcagtttatcaagtgatccatcccctgtcatgaagtcccagtttctggcagtcagaggtttagggacacctagagcatgaggctgtgtccctgaccatcttggctgatagccattaatggacctctgtgaacttatctaattcttttttgaacccagttatacttttgaccctcacaacatccccggcaacgagtcccacaggttgactgtgcgttgtgtgaagaacaACTTGCTTTTGTGTTTAAACCTGCTCTCTATTAATTTAGTTGGGTGACCCCCCTaatttgtgtgttatgtgaatgggtaaataacacttattcagtttctcctcaccattcatgattttataaacttctatcatatcccccattagtcttctcttttctaagctgaacagtgcCAGTCTTTTAAATCCTCCTGTGgatgctgttccatacccctcatcatttttgttgcccatctctgtaccttttccaattctaatatattttttgagatggagtgatcagaactgcacgcagtattcaaggtgtggatgtaccagAGATTTATATAatgtcattatgatattttctgtcactTTCCTAATGGTGCCTCACATGCTGTGCTGTTCgcgtttttgactgctgctgcacactgagcagatgtgtccagagaactacccacagtgactccaagatctctttcttgagcggtaacatctagtttaaaccccatcattttttcTGTATAgcttggattatgttttccaatgcacattactttgcatttatcagcagtgaatttcatctgccattttggtgcccagtcactcagttttgtgagatccccttgtaactctttgcattctgctttggactaaactatcttgagtaattatattatctgcaaactttgtgacctcattgtttaccctttttttccagatcatttatgaatatgttgaacagcactggtcccactgcagatccttgggggaccctgctatttacctctctccactgtgaaaactgatcatttattcctgccctttgttttgtATCTTgtagccagttactgatccatgagaagaccttccttcttatcccatgactgcttactttgtttaagagcctttcatgagggaccttgtcaaaaccTTTCTAAAGGTCCAAGTACgctatatctactggatcacgcttgtccacatgtttgttgacctcctcaaagaattcaaaTAGATTGGCAAGGCATGAGTTCCttttataaaagccatgttgactcttctccatcatattgtgttcacctatgtgtgtgacaattctgttctttactgtagtttcaaccagtttgcctggtactgaagttaggcttaccagcctgtaattgtcaggattgcctccggagcctttttaaaaaattggcattacattaactGTCCGACAGTcgtctggtacagaggctgatttaaataataggttaaataccacagttagtagttctgtgaTTTCATAtctaaattcctttagaactcttgagtgaatccCATCTGGCTGtgttgacttattactgtttaatgtatcaatttgtttcaaaacttcctctattgacaccttagtctgggacagttcctcagatttgtcacctaaaaagaaaggctcaggtgtgggaatctccctcacatcctctgcagggAAGACCgatgtaaagaattcatttagcttctccgcaatggccttgtcttccttccTTGAGTGATCCTTTATCATCgcttgtccagtggccccactgattgtttggcaggcttcctgattctgatgtacttaaaaacaattttactgttagtttttatgtcttttgctagctgctcttcaaattctttttggcctgTCTGATTATACTTTCACACTTtagttgccagagtttatgttcctttgtattttcctcaataggatatgacttccaattttaaaaataatattttaaaaatctctaatggcctcttttactctgttgtttagccatggtagcaATTTTTGTGGtcctttgcttttttaaaatttggggtatacatatagtttgaCTCTCTTacggtgtttttaaaaaaattccatgcaatttgcaggcatttcacacttg
The Eretmochelys imbricata isolate rEreImb1 chromosome 10, rEreImb1.hap1, whole genome shotgun sequence genome window above contains:
- the SMAD6 gene encoding mothers against decapentaplegic homolog 6 — its product is MFRSKRAGLVRRLWRSRVVPDREGGDGSSRHSHDHGGGPSRSKTPEKNPSSEIRPVTRTLARDPAELRAREPGQAGRGGPVAERDGPRGCPGRRQRPAEDGEEESPWRAPEREGKTVTCCLFKEREPGSPGPAGASPRRRELRSCDFSRRAPPEPRSREARSRLLLLEQELKSVTYSLLKRLKERSLDSLVEAVESRGGMPGGCVLVARTELRLGGQAAPPQLLLGKLFRWPDLQHPAELKPLCECQSFGLADSPTVCCNPYHFSRLCGPESPPPPYSRLSPHDEQKPLDLSDSTLSYTETEATNSPHITPGDFSDASMSPDAIKQSHWCNVAYWEHRTRVGRLYTVYEQSVSIFYDLPQGNGFCLGQLNLENRSETVRRTRSKIGYGILLSKEPDGVWAYNRSEHPIFVNSPTLDIPNCRTLIVRKVMPGYSIKVFDYEKSCLLQHATDLDYADGPYDPNSVRISFAKGWGPCYSRQFITSCPCWLEILLSNSR